The genomic stretch ttgtgtTCCTTTTGTATACCTCCCGTGTACTTAGGAGCGCCTTGCgctttttataatatttgttgattacctatccaaaaaaaaaaagaaaatcttcgCATCATGGTGGCAACTAAGTCAAATCATGTATAATGCGTTGAATTTTtatatagcttttaaaatgCATGTGCTGAAGCAAATTGGCTTATGTTGGTTTTCTGCAATATATCATGTGTAACATATGTTGCATTGTTGTCGCTAAATGTATAATTACTAAACTATTTCGATTgtgagcattttttttaaatgataataatCAAGAGCTTTTTAAGATAATTGCTTCAAGTAAATTTCCTGTTTGCAAGCTTTGATAGGCATAGTTCTTTTTGGCTTGATGGGAGTCTCTACTTTCAGGATGCACACAACCAAGCTGGCATAGCTCACAATGGTGGTTTGGTGCCGTTATTGAAGCTTCTTGATTCCAAAAATGGGTCTTTGCAACATAACGCTGCATTTGCTCTTTATGGCCTTGCAGATAATGAGGTATATTACAACTTATGAATCCTTATATTGTAACGGCTTAGAAAATTGAATTGCTTCAACTTGTCATTAGTAGACACCATTTTAATGTTGTATAGTGTCTATTCATTTCTCCTGTAGGATAATGTGTCCGATTTTATTAGGGTGGGAGGTGTTCAGAAGCTGCAGGATGGAGAGTTTATAGTTCAAGTATGTGTGTGTCTCTATTTATTTACAAACCTGAGCTGTTTTAATTAGGCTTCCTTTAAATGCCTCATGCTACTGATGGCCTATTGCAAACAAGAGCTCAATACGGTTGCTTCTTTATCATAATGATCATAAGAACCTGGGAAcattgctgttttttttttcctcttgccTGGTGGGGCACCTTAACTGTATCGAGTTGATAATTTTATCTGCAGGCAACAAAAGATTGTGTAGCCAAGACATTGAAAAGATTAGAGGAGAAGATTCATGGACGTGTAAGTGTCTTATATTTCACTTTACTTATTTTAACTTCgttgttttgttcttcttcttgttgttattATTTGCTTTCAGACTACCAGGCATGATAGTGTACCAATTTGTTCATATGTATCCATAAATATCTATGATCAATATGTTTGAGAGGCTGATCCTTAATTTTCTCCATGCAGTtattctttacttttttcttatcaaaaaaagatttCTCCATGCAGGTTTTGAACCATCTGTTATATCTTATGCGTGTGGCAGAGAAGGCTGTCCAAAGAAGAGTTTCTTTGGCTCTTGCCCATCTTTGTTCCCCAGATGATCAGAGAACCATATTTATTGATAACAATGGCATGTCATATCCTCAGTAATCTCCTTTTGtctattttaatcaatttttttccttgCACAGAAAGTTCTTTGTAGAATTATGTTCATGGTGTTTCTGATTATACTACACTTTCTTGCAGGGATGGAGTTGCTTCTTGGGCTTCTTGGTTCTACTAGCCTTAAGCAGCAACTTGATGGTGCCATGGCTCTATACAAGTTGGCTAACAAAGCCATGGCTCTTTCTCCTGTTGATGCAGCTCCTCCATCTCCAACCCGGCAGGTAGGTTTCCTTTTTTAAGCTTGACTTGTTCATGCTTTTTTGTCATAACATAAATCATATCAATGTGTTTTGGTCATAATGTAAACGGTAGCATGGCAAGAGAATAGTTTGTCATACAAATTTATATGGATTGTGTTTATTGTTAGAGCAAATAGATGCAGCCTCTTAAATTTAGGGGCTTCAACTGTTGGTCAGTATGTTTGCTTAttaactcaactcaactcactAAGCCTTAAATTGGGCTGTTTGCTTATACCATTTTGGTCGCTGATTCTAACTGACCAGTGACTCTACCCCTCTCTATAAAATGCTTGTGGTAGTTTATTACTGTACTAGGACCCATTTGGCATCATGATATTAGTTAAACTGCTATGGAATGCACTTGGGGATCTGTTTTTAAGGACCCGACCTACAATTTATTTGTTGGCTGAAAATTTATGGAAAGGTTGGTGATTAGTTATGTAGTTTTCTTCTGCTTTCCTTTCTTCTTACACATAATGGTTCACATAATTTATCGACTCACAGTTGCATTTGTATCTCTTATGGTGTATAgttattatgattttctttttcttttttcttcttctagccAGGTATTTTCTCCTGTATAATTCCTGGATACCTTGGTGCGCCtttcgcttttaatgatatctcggttacttaaaaaaaaaacataatggtTGGACAATGAGCTATTAAACTGGATTGAAGATTCATTTTGGGTGTGTAGTATCATTTAGGGGAGTCCATGTCGATCTCCAAGGATATTCcacaaattgaaaaagaaaaatatcttgATGCCTACTCCCTTGTGCATGTTTGCCTCCTGCATGAGTTCTGGGGCATGGCACCTCCAACTTTTGTACATGCTGTTGTTTCATACTTTTGAGAATTTCTTGAAATTTGACTTTGGTTTGAATTGCCTATGATGACGGACAATACGTTCCTGCAGGTCTACCTAGGGAAGGACTATGTAAACAATCCTACATTGTCTGATGTTACATTTCTAGTTGAaggtttgaaaaattattattttcatgagTTTGATCTACTTCAAGCTGTGCTGCATAATTTTGGGAAACATTCTGAGTAATGTGATTGCAGTGATAAAACTTTTGTTAGCACTGATGAGCTCATTGAATACTTAGGTGTCTTTGCATTTTCTGTTGCAGGTAGACGGTTCAATGCTCACAGAATCTGCCTACTTGCTTCTTCAGATGCATTCCGTGCAATGTTTGATGGTGGTTACCGGGTGAGTATCTATATATTGTGTTTGACCATACATTATTCCTTCCCCCCAAAAGAGAGCTGCATTATTGAACTTCCTTTGGTTTCACAAGTGACTTGATGTAAATCCGGATGATTCTGGTTTTTGTGCTCTTTAAGCTTTTAGTCTCTTTCTTAATGTGAATTTGAATGTAAATTTTGATGGATGTGTTGGTTAATACACAATTTAATGTATTCCGTTACATATGTATTACAGGAAAAGGACGCAAGGGACATTGAGATTCCAAATATTAGATGGGAGGTTTTCTACTTGATGATGAGGTTTAATGCACTGTAGTTTCCTTTTTGATAAAACTGTAATTGGTGAGCTTTTTTAGTTTACTGACTTTTCATTTTCTACAGATTCATATACACTGGATCTGTAGATGTTGCATTAGATATAGCACAAGATCTCCTCAGAGCTGCTGATCAGTATCTCTTGGAGGGACTTAAGCGACTTTGTGAGTATACTATTGCACAGGTGAGCTAGGGATGTTGGTTCACACACAGAtacacctatatatatatatgcgtttTTGGAAGGTGAAGTGGCTGTTTTATGACTATTCAATATAAATCTCAGGATATATCATTGGAGAATGTATCAAGCATGTACGAACTTTCAGAAGCCTTCAATGCGATGTCATTGAGACACACATGCATCCTGTTTATCTTGGAGCAGTTTGATAAATTGAGTGCTAGGCCTGGGTATCTACTCCTTTCAACCTGTCTTTTTCCTGCTTTTCTTAAATCTTCCATTGgcaatttcaaataaacaaaaaactatagtgtttgtttcttgtttacTATTTAAATCATTGAGAAAAAGTTTGAATAATTTCGGGAACTTTTCCAAGTTTTATGGGAGGTAATCatataaagaataagatcatTTAATGAACGCCTTTAGCGACGTGTGGGTTCTAAGACTGCTTTTCTTCCCACGTACTTGCACATGCACATAGTCCTAGCTACATTATTGCTTGTGACGTTAGCTTGCTCACCGGACATTAGTTTAGATCTTAAATGTCAAATTATATTCCTTGAATATATGTAGGAAGTGGTGAAGCATGCTGATAGATATTGGAACTTTTTGAATTGGTTATGCTTTCTGTTTTGAAACGGAGATCCAATTGAATATATAGGTTTGAGATACATTTCATCccttaaaaagagaaaagagagaaaaaattatgtTGCGAAAAAAGATGGGAGAACAATTGGGAGATGGGAAAGAAATAAACACCCATGATGAAAGTTATGGCTAAAGCTTTGTTATAACCCTCATTAGTTTAAAACTTAACAGTAAgagggtttgtttgttttagtATAAATCAAAAAAGAGAGACcgattaaaaattcaataaagctGTTTTTATAAATAGTGACAAATTCCCAATATTGTTAAGAATTCTAGCATATGTAGTATCACAGAAGCTAGGATCCTCAACTTTTAGCTGGCAAGCCGTAGATATTTTGAACTTTTCGATTGCATTCCATGTATAGAATGATTGCATAGGGTGTGTTTGACAAACGTTTTTGATGGCATTGGTTTTACactgtaacaaaaattgattgatgtgaaaaaaaaaaaaaaagtaagaatgttttttttaaaaaaaaataaaaaagtaagaatatttggtatgaaaaaatgaaaaaattttgtttagtagtggtttttttatttgaacagtaataaaaaagtgattgatgtgacgtaaaaaggaagaaaatgttagaaaaataaataagtggGGTTGCCTTTGCCTTGCCAAAACCCTTCATCAAACGGACCTAGAATTTATATTCATCGTCAGCTAAAGCTCTAGACTCAAATTTATTTGGCATCTGCTTAAATTGTCCTTAATGCTGGAATTTGCAGGCACTCTCATCTGATTCAGCGTATAATACCAGAGATTCGTAATTACTTTGCTAAAGCTCTTACTAAGCATAACCTACATGACTTGCGGCTGTAGATTGCTGCCCTTCTATTCTTGATCTCTAACCAAATACGATGTACAGAAATGGTAGTTCTTGTTGACGAGCCAGTCGAAGGTTCTAATTTGTTGATTGTAGTGAGGTTCCTAAACTTTCTGAGGCCAGAGTCCTGTTGCTTGTGAATACGCTGTAAGTTTCTTGTGTGACAATATTACCTTCACGAATATTACTATTTTTATGCACTATGATAGTTATATGACTTAATGTGTTGTCTCAAGTGTAGGGAATTTGGCATCTTTGTGCAATAATAGTAGGCTGCTTAAGTTCACTTTGAAGGCTACCTTTATAGTATTGCCATTGATTTCTTCTGTAAAGATTGAGAGAAATTGTTCGGAGAGAATTATCAATTAAAGCCCCAGCGACGGAGTCTATTAGGTTCCTCAATGCTTGGGATATGATGTATTACGTTAAACATTATGCTTATTCTCCTGAAAGACATTTTTTCTCtgactccattttttttttattgagaacCAACAAATTAAGAATGTTAAGAGCAGACTAATCCTGCGTCCCAAAGGCACTAGAATCCTTGAAATTGGAGAGcagttttgggtttttattttggaaatagATTTCTGAGTTTGCATATTGAACTTAGTAACGGGAAATACTGCACTTATTCAGTTAACTAGGTTGAAGTGATAGTGTCTATTAAATCTTTTGAATTCTTCTTTTAACAAGTGCTTTTTTAATGGCTAATGAACACTACCACATTAGTTCTAGTTCATGGGATGATGGGATACGAGTAAAATAATTGtgaattttttatgttaataaaATTAAGTTCTGCATTTAAGAGGGGATTTTGGTTCCATGGACTCGTGGAGTGATCTAACTTACCAAGTTAGAAGGTGCATAATAgaggttttttattatttttttgcacctaattttttatataagctatatatatgtatgatgttTTGTCATTTATCTTAACCATGTGGCATTATGTACGTAGTTAGATTTGTAAAATATAATCTTAATCATAAAATGACTTATTTTCATTTAACTTCAAATAGAGTGGATCTTATTTACATTCAAAGTAAATGAGTTTCATTTGCTTATATCCAAGAATCAATAAATGGGTTTCTTATGGTCGTCTTGGTAAGTAGAATGTTTTTCACATTGTTGACCACTGTTCGAATTCCTTGGCCCTAGTGAGGAACAGTTTAAATGTTCCCCTACAatgagctaattgtaaatcaggtctACCACatactgattttgcattttttgtttcaaGGTTTATAACCAAAATGATAAAAGGTAAGAATGAAATCCTATAATCATTGTCAAGTTAATTGCATGAATacgaaaaatcaaaataagatcCTCCTAACAATACGACTCTTGAGtcaatttcattgattttgaacaattttttttgttaaaccatTCTTTCTTCTTACTTCtattttcaaaacaataatttttacaaGCAACTCAATACACAAAACACTAAAGAAACtactttcatttttatatcacattaaaaacaaaaagttaaagaaaTTGGCTATACCTAGCTC from Corylus avellana chromosome ca1, CavTom2PMs-1.0 encodes the following:
- the LOC132168185 gene encoding ARM REPEAT PROTEIN INTERACTING WITH ABF2 isoform X1, which codes for MEHQRRQEEGLPERKGQKRKLEEEIEEERQISVPSGDARQELLADVGAQVNILNSTFSWKEADRAAAKRATHVLAELAKNEEVVNVIVEGGAVPALVKHLQAPPSTEGDRSPKPYEHEVEKGSAFALGLLAVKPEHQQLIVYTGALSHLVDLLKRHKDCSSSRAVNSVIRRAADAITNLAHENSSIKTRVRMEGGIPPLVELLEFTDTKVQRAAAGALRTLAFKNDENKNQIVECNALPTLILMLRSEDTAIHYEAVGVIGNLVHSSPNIKKEVLLAGALQPVIGLLSSFCSESQREAALLLGQFAATDSDCKVHIVQRGAVRPLIEMLQSPDVQLREMSAFALGRLAQDAHNQAGIAHNGGLVPLLKLLDSKNGSLQHNAAFALYGLADNEDNVSDFIRVGGVQKLQDGEFIVQATKDCVAKTLKRLEEKIHGRVLNHLLYLMRVAEKAVQRRVSLALAHLCSPDDQRTIFIDNNGMELLLGLLGSTSLKQQLDGAMALYKLANKAMALSPVDAAPPSPTRQVYLGKDYVNNPTLSDVTFLVEGRRFNAHRICLLASSDAFRAMFDGGYREKDARDIEIPNIRWEVFYLMMRFIYTGSVDVALDIAQDLLRAADQYLLEGLKRLCEYTIAQDISLENVSSMYELSEAFNAMSLRHTCILFILEQFDKLSARPGHSHLIQRIIPEIRNYFAKALTKHNLHDLRL